Proteins encoded within one genomic window of Arachis ipaensis cultivar K30076 chromosome B08, Araip1.1, whole genome shotgun sequence:
- the LOC107611155 gene encoding protein RNA-directed DNA methylation 3-like → MELREVVGVGWCWRWCSGDIGWCGGDPWWRQRGFGVAGLRLGYREGKGGSRVVGQRVVVMVGGGAGGGCWWFAIGGSGGRKEEREKEGRRKKEWGGRHGWSGWLALGRRLGVVGGGDGCRGRREREEMGLGKENGDAGGDRVSRHWG, encoded by the coding sequence ATGGAACTAAGAGAGGTGGTGGGAGTGGGGTGGTGTTGGCGGTGGTGCAGCGGTGACATAGGGTGGTGCGGCGGCGATCCTTGGTGGAGGCAGAGAGGGTTTGGTGTTGCTGGGTTAAGGTTGGGGTACAGGGAGGGGAAGGGGGGTTCGAGGGTTGTGGGGCAGAGGGTGGTTGTGATGGTGGGAGGTGGTGCTGGGGGCGGGTGCTGGTGGTTCGCGATAGGGGGCAGTGGCGGAAGGAAAGAAGAGAGGGAAAAGGAggggagaaggaagaaggagtGGGGTGGGCGCCACGGTTGGTCTGGGTGGTTGGCACTGGGGCGACGGTTAGGGGTGGTTGGCGGTGGTGATGGGTGCAGaggaaggagggagagagaggagatGGGGTTAGGGAAGGAGAATGGGGACGCAGGAGGGGATAGGGTTTCGCGTCATTGGGGTtag